A DNA window from Aureibaculum sp. 2308TA14-22 contains the following coding sequences:
- the greA gene encoding transcription elongation factor GreA — protein MSKVSYYTAEGLKKLKEELEQLEHVERPRVTNAISEARDKGDLSENAEYHAAKEEQSLLEYKIAQLKNVVASARLIDESQLDTSKVLALSTVKIKNVANNMVVSYTLVANSEADFKAAKISVDSPIGKGLLGKKVGEIAEVNAPNGVMKFEILEITRS, from the coding sequence ATGAGTAAAGTTTCTTATTACACAGCAGAAGGATTAAAAAAATTAAAGGAAGAACTAGAACAATTAGAGCATGTTGAAAGGCCTAGGGTTACTAATGCTATTTCAGAAGCTAGAGATAAAGGTGATTTGAGCGAAAATGCGGAATACCATGCTGCAAAAGAAGAGCAATCTTTGTTAGAATATAAAATTGCTCAATTAAAAAATGTGGTTGCATCTGCACGATTAATTGATGAGTCGCAATTAGATACGTCTAAAGTTTTGGCATTATCAACTGTTAAAATAAAAAACGTTGCTAATAATATGGTAGTCAGTTATACATTGGTTGCCAATTCAGAGGCTGATTTTAAAGCGGCTAAAATTTCCGTTGATTCTCCGATAGGAAAAGGATTATTAGGTAAAAAAGTAGGAGAAATTGCTGAAGTAAATGCTCCAAATGGTGTCATGAAATTTGAAATTTTAGAGATAACTAGATCTTAG
- a CDS encoding HIT family protein, whose product MSIFTKIINGEIPCYKVAENDDFFAFLDINPNAKGHTLVIPKKEVNKIFDLDEDTYSGLMQFSRKIAIAMEKAIPCERIGMSVIGLEVPHVHVHLIPLNDMKDATFRQKVNLSKEEFEEVAAKIAENLD is encoded by the coding sequence ATGTCAATATTTACGAAAATAATTAACGGAGAAATACCGTGCTATAAAGTAGCGGAAAACGATGATTTTTTTGCATTTTTAGACATCAATCCGAATGCTAAAGGGCATACGTTGGTTATACCAAAAAAAGAGGTAAATAAAATTTTTGACTTAGACGAAGACACTTACAGTGGGCTTATGCAATTTTCAAGAAAAATTGCCATTGCTATGGAAAAAGCAATTCCATGTGAACGTATCGGTATGTCTGTTATTGGTTTGGAAGTGCCTCATGTGCACGTGCATTTAATTCCGTTAAATGATATGAAAGATGCTACTTTTAGGCAAAAAGTAAACTTAAGTAAAGAAGAGTTTGAAGAAGTGGCAGCTAAAATAGCTGAGAATTTAGACTAG
- a CDS encoding sensor histidine kinase — protein sequence MNLPFSKNIIRWILISAAFILVALILWNTNTFFKNFKQEERTKMEILAAAYKNASGISNLNADFSLEEKIILSNNNIPMIYTTEDNVIKRWANLDVEDKTTSYNDLPDKDRMYLANQLAEMRKENNQLTVTYESLEGPVTDFIYYRNSDLLYKLRYYPLALLFILCLFTIVIYLVFRSTKVAEQNKLWAGMAKETAHQIGTPLSSLLGWVEILRMDNTDENTVMEIEKDIERLNTIANRFSKIGSIPKLTRHNIVLETKKSFDYYSSRSSKLIDYHFDTDEDEKIYAMINQQLFSWVIENLVKNAIDAMEGKGTLRIKVFSKDGKFVQVQVTDTGKGIPKNLYRKIFEPGFTTKRRGWGLGLSLTKRIMEDYHDGKILVEKSEIGVGTTMSVLLKEL from the coding sequence ATGAATCTCCCCTTTAGCAAGAATATCATTAGATGGATATTGATATCGGCAGCCTTTATATTGGTTGCTCTTATTTTATGGAATACCAATACATTCTTCAAAAATTTTAAACAAGAAGAACGTACCAAAATGGAAATTTTGGCTGCTGCTTATAAAAATGCTTCGGGCATATCCAATTTAAATGCCGATTTTTCTTTAGAAGAAAAAATTATCCTAAGTAATAATAATATCCCTATGATTTACACAACTGAGGATAATGTTATAAAAAGATGGGCTAATTTGGATGTTGAAGATAAAACCACTTCATATAACGATCTGCCTGATAAGGACAGGATGTACCTTGCCAACCAATTGGCAGAAATGCGAAAAGAAAACAATCAATTGACAGTTACTTACGAATCTCTTGAAGGACCTGTTACCGATTTTATCTATTATAGAAATTCAGACCTTTTATACAAGTTAAGATACTACCCGTTGGCACTATTATTTATTTTATGCCTTTTTACCATTGTAATTTATCTGGTATTTAGATCAACAAAAGTAGCTGAACAAAACAAGCTTTGGGCAGGGATGGCTAAAGAAACTGCTCATCAGATTGGCACACCATTGTCTTCATTACTGGGATGGGTAGAAATACTTAGAATGGACAATACCGATGAAAATACGGTAATGGAAATTGAAAAGGATATTGAACGCCTCAATACCATTGCCAACCGATTCTCTAAAATAGGTTCTATTCCTAAATTGACTAGACACAATATTGTGTTAGAAACCAAAAAATCTTTTGATTATTACTCTTCCAGAAGTTCTAAGCTTATTGATTATCATTTTGATACAGATGAAGATGAGAAAATTTACGCTATGATCAATCAGCAATTATTCTCATGGGTAATTGAGAATTTAGTGAAAAATGCCATTGATGCCATGGAAGGAAAAGGAACGTTACGAATTAAGGTGTTTTCTAAGGATGGCAAATTTGTTCAAGTGCAAGTGACGGATACCGGTAAAGGTATTCCTAAAAATTTATACCGCAAAATATTTGAACCTGGCTTCACTACCAAAAGACGGGGTTGGGGGTTAGGTTTATCACTAACCAAAAGAATTATGGAAGATTACCACGATGGTAAAATTCTTGTTGAAAAATCTGAGATTGGTGTGGGTACTACAATGAGTGTGTTATTAAAAGAACTGTAA
- a CDS encoding flavin reductase family protein, with translation MITIDVENIPTAKLHSYLLSAVAPRPIAFASTIDANGNPNLSPFSFFNVFSANPPILIFSPARRGRDNTTKHTFENVKEVKEVVINVVNYAIAQQMSLSSTEYAKGVNEFEKAGFTMLPSEAIKPFRVAESPIQFECKVNEIVELGKEGGAGNLIICEVLKMHIDESILGDDGVINQEKLDLIARAGGSYYSRAKDGFFEIPKPLQKLGIGVDQIPDQIKKSNILTGNNLGMLGNVESIPNQQDVDNFAKVNPNFIGLKTEEKHKFAQEFLEKNDVLSAWKVLLIK, from the coding sequence ATGATAACTATTGATGTAGAAAATATTCCGACTGCCAAATTACATTCCTATTTGTTAAGTGCAGTTGCACCAAGACCCATTGCTTTTGCAAGTACAATTGATGCTAATGGTAATCCAAATTTGTCTCCTTTTAGTTTTTTTAATGTGTTTAGTGCTAATCCACCAATACTCATTTTTTCACCAGCCAGACGGGGTAGGGACAATACTACAAAACACACTTTTGAGAACGTAAAAGAAGTAAAAGAGGTAGTTATTAATGTTGTTAATTATGCCATTGCTCAGCAAATGTCATTGTCAAGTACAGAATATGCAAAAGGAGTAAATGAGTTTGAAAAAGCTGGATTTACCATGTTGCCCTCTGAAGCTATTAAACCATTTAGAGTGGCAGAATCGCCCATACAGTTTGAGTGTAAAGTAAATGAAATTGTGGAATTGGGCAAGGAAGGCGGAGCGGGTAACTTGATTATTTGTGAAGTTTTAAAAATGCATATTGATGAGAGCATTTTAGGTGATGATGGGGTTATTAATCAGGAAAAACTGGATTTGATTGCTAGGGCTGGGGGTAGTTATTATTCAAGAGCCAAAGATGGCTTTTTTGAAATACCCAAACCTTTACAGAAATTGGGAATTGGTGTAGATCAAATTCCTGATCAAATTAAAAAAAGTAATATCCTTACTGGGAATAATTTAGGGATGTTGGGCAATGTGGAATCTATACCTAATCAACAAGATGTTGATAACTTTGCTAAGGTTAACCCTAATTTTATAGGGCTAAAAACAGAAGAAAAACATAAGTTTGCACAAGAGTTTTTAGAAAAAAATGATGTATTAAGTGCTTGGAAAGTACTTTTAATTAAATAA
- a CDS encoding DUF3127 domain-containing protein gives MEVTGKIKKIDETKTFGASGFRKREMVVTTDEQYPQMILIEFVQDKTSLLDAYNEGDQVKVNINLRGREWINPEGEAKYFNSIVGWRIEKLQSEAPNAVPPVEAVDAFQPADNVSSEEPDDLPF, from the coding sequence ATGGAAGTTACAGGAAAAATTAAAAAAATTGACGAAACTAAAACATTTGGAGCTAGTGGATTCAGAAAACGTGAAATGGTAGTTACTACTGATGAGCAATATCCGCAGATGATACTAATAGAGTTTGTTCAAGATAAGACAAGTTTGTTAGATGCTTATAATGAAGGTGACCAAGTTAAAGTTAATATCAATTTAAGAGGAAGAGAGTGGATTAACCCAGAGGGAGAAGCCAAATATTTTAATTCTATTGTAGGGTGGAGAATAGAAAAATTACAATCTGAAGCTCCAAATGCAGTTCCTCCAGTTGAAGCTGTTGATGCTTTTCAACCAGCAGATAATGTTTCTAGTGAAGAACCAGATGATTTGCCGTTCTAA
- the aat gene encoding leucyl/phenylalanyl-tRNA--protein transferase: MVLLSDKLWFPPVENASPEGIIAFGGDLSTDRLLLAYKSGIFPWYSQGEPIVWHSPGKRMVLFPNELKVSKSMQQVLKKDKFKVTFNQNFKEVIRACKTIYREGQGGTWITDEMERAYIKLYELGYAKSVEVWLDNKLVGGLYGVDLGTIFCGESMFSIVSNASKVAFIKLVEKLHNEDYKLIDCQVYNEHLASLGAKEIPRAEFLKYL, from the coding sequence ATGGTTCTTTTATCAGATAAATTATGGTTTCCACCAGTTGAAAATGCCTCGCCAGAAGGCATTATAGCTTTTGGTGGTGATTTGTCTACAGATAGACTATTACTAGCCTATAAAAGCGGAATTTTTCCTTGGTATAGCCAAGGTGAACCTATTGTTTGGCATAGTCCGGGCAAAAGAATGGTATTGTTTCCAAACGAGTTGAAAGTTTCTAAGAGTATGCAACAAGTTCTGAAAAAAGATAAGTTTAAAGTTACGTTCAATCAGAATTTCAAGGAAGTAATCAGGGCTTGCAAAACTATTTACCGAGAAGGGCAGGGCGGAACCTGGATAACTGACGAAATGGAACGGGCTTATATTAAATTATATGAATTAGGATATGCAAAATCGGTTGAGGTTTGGTTAGACAACAAATTAGTTGGTGGACTTTATGGTGTTGATTTAGGGACTATCTTTTGTGGCGAAAGTATGTTTAGTATTGTTTCTAATGCATCTAAAGTTGCGTTTATAAAATTGGTAGAAAAACTGCACAACGAAGATTATAAACTAATAGATTGTCAAGTTTATAATGAACACTTGGCTAGTTTAGGAGCAAAAGAAATTCCAAGAGCCGAATTTTTGAAGTATCTTTGA
- a CDS encoding nucleotide pyrophosphohydrolase, translated as MNIQNAQQEVDNWIKEHGVRYFNELTNMAQLTEEVGEVARIIARRYGEQSEKESDKNKDLGEELADVMFVVLCLANQTGIDLQAAFDKKMDIKTKRDHDRHHNNKKLK; from the coding sequence ATGAACATACAAAACGCACAACAAGAAGTAGATAATTGGATAAAAGAACACGGTGTTCGTTATTTTAATGAGCTTACCAACATGGCTCAACTTACAGAAGAAGTAGGTGAAGTAGCACGAATTATTGCTAGACGCTATGGAGAACAAAGTGAAAAAGAATCAGATAAAAATAAAGATCTGGGCGAAGAATTGGCAGATGTTATGTTTGTGGTTTTGTGCTTGGCAAACCAAACAGGCATTGATTTACAAGCAGCTTTTGATAAAAAAATGGATATTAAAACCAAACGCGACCACGACCGTCATCACAACAATAAAAAATTAAAATAA